The genomic segment AAGAACTTGTTCTTGATAACAGGGTTATCCTAAAGCAACATATATGTGAGTTTCCCCCATTGCCCAGCCTTCCTGCATTGGCAGAAGTGAACAAAGCAATTGAGGATGCTCGTGGAACTATGACTTTGAAGAACCAATTGCAAGTTGTTGTTGATGGTTTAAATCATGAGAACTTAAATGTGAGGTATATGGTAGTGTGTGAGCTTCGCAAGCTTCTGGACTCAAGATGGAAGGATGTTACTGATTTGATAACTGCTGAAGCTGGTTCAGACTTGGATGTTTTGAGTTCTTTGATAACATCATTATTAAGAGGATGTGCAGAAGAATCAAGGACTGTGGTTGGACAGCGGTTGAAGTTAGTCTGTGCTGATTGTCTTGGATCCCTTGGTGCTGTTGACCCTGCAAAAGTAAGAGGTTTTTCATGCCAGCGTTTTAAAATTCAATGCTCTGATGATGACCTCATATTTGAACTGATCCACAAACATCTAGCTCGAGCATTTAGATCTGCACCTGATACTGTTATTCAAGACTCTGCTGCATTGGCTATACAGGAGTTGCTAAAATTTGCTGGTTGTGAAGCATCACTGGACGAAAATGCTCCAACTACTACATCACAAGCACAAAAGGATGAGGGTAGTTGCAATGCTGTTGTATCTAAGACTAAGAGTACTAATGGTAGTAAAGGGATGAATAATAGGGGCCATAAATTATGGGATCGGTTCTCGAATTATGTGAAAGAGATAATAGCCCCATGCTTAACATCTAGGTTTCAGCTTCCTAAAGTAGCTGCTGATTCAACATCTGCTGGTCCTATTTACCTCACATCAATGTCCTTTAGAAGGTGGATATTCTTTTGGATAAGAAAACTAACTGCACATGCTACTGGATCTCGTGCAAGCATCTTTAATGCTTGTCGTGGTATTGTGCGTCATGATATGCAAACAACCATATATTTACTTCCATACCTGGTTCTCAATGCTGTTTGTCATGGTACTCAGGAGGCACGTCAAGGCATAGCAGAAGAAATCCTGTCTGTTCTTGATGCAGCTGCATCAGAGAATAGTGGTGCTTCAGTTCATGGATTCAGTGGTGGTCAAAGTGAAGTTTGTATTCAGGCAGTATTTACTCTTCTTGATAACCTAGGACAATGGGTGGATGATGTTGAACAGGAGCTTGCTCTTTCTATTTCTCAGTCATCAGTTTCTAAGCAACAAAAGTCAAAGGTCCAGAAGTCAAGTTCATTTACAGATCAGGTCCAACCCCATTTACAGTGTAAATATGTCACAGAGCTTCTGTCTGTGATTCCAAAGGTGACTCTTGCTAGAGCCTCCTTTAGGTGTCAGGCTTACGCAAGGTCCTTGATGTACTTTGAGTCATATGTGAGGGAAAAGTCAGGTTCTTTTAACCCTGCTTCTGAGAGGAGTGGCATCTTTGAGGACCAAGATGTTTCACATCTAATGGAAATTTATAGCTGTTTGGATGAGCCAGATGGACTATCCGGCTTGTCTTGTTTGAGTAAATCTTTGAGGTTGCAAGATCAGCTGTTAATGAACAAAAAGGCTGGGAATTGGGCTGATGTTTTAACTTCTTGTGAACAAGCTTTGCAGATGGAGCCTACCTCATTTCAGAGGCATTCTGACGTCCTTAACTGTTTACTAAATATGTGCCACCTTCAGGCCATGGTCACTCATGTTGATGGTTTAATTTCTAGGTTTCCTCAGTACAAGAAATCATGGTGCATGCAAGGTGTGCAGGCAGCCTGGAGGCTTGGCCGGTGGGATTTGATGGATGAGTACCTTGGTGGAGCTAAAGAAGACGGTTTAGTTTGTAGTGGCTCTGAAAGTAATACTTCATTTGACTTGAATGTTGCAGTGATTCTCCAGGCAATGATGAAAAGGGACCGTTTCTCTGTAGCAGAAAAAATTGCTTTATCCAAGCAGTCACTAATTGCTCCCCTTGCTGCTGCAGGAATGGATTCTTACATGCGAGCCTACCCATTTGTTGTTAAACTGCACTTTCTAAGGGAACTGGAGGACTTTCATTCTCTTCTGGGTAATAACTCTTTCTTAGAGAAGTCTTTTCACTTAGATGATCAAGCTTTCTCTAAATTACTGGACAACTGGGACAATCGACTCAGGTTTACACAGTCATCACTCTGGGCGAGGGAGCCCCTCCTGGCTTTCAGAAGACTGGTATTTGGTGCAAGTGGCCTTGGTGCTCAAGTTGGGAATTGCTGGCTTCAATATTCAAAACTGTGTCGCCTGGCTGGTCATTATGAAACAGCCAATAGAGCAATTTTGGAAGCTCAGGCCTCTGGGGCCCCTAATGTCCACATGGAAAAAGCAAAACTTCTTTGGAGCACACGGCGGTCTGATGGTGCCATTGCAGTGCTGCAACAATCTCTCTTGGACATGCCTGTTGAGGTTTTAGGTTCTGCTGCAATATCATCTATTACTAGCTTGTCTCTCTTACCACTAAATACACAGCCTATTCTTTGTGAAAGTCAGACCACGAATGAAAATAGAAACATTGCAAAGACCCTTCTTCTGTACTCAAGGTGGATCCATTACACTGGGCAGAAACAGAAGGAAGATGTAATAAGTCTTTATACCAGGGTGAGGGAACTGCAACCTAAATGGGAGAAAGGGTACTTTTATATTGCTAAGTATTGTGATGAGGTGCTTGGTGATGCCAGGAAACGGCAGGAGGAGAATTCTGAACTTGGTCCTAGAAAGATTCCTTCAGCAACTGTTGTTGGCTCATCAAACCTGAATGGTGAGAAGCGATGGTGGACCTATCTTCCTGACGTACTATTATTCTATGCAAAAGGACTTCACAGGGGacacaaaaatttatttcaggcACTTCCAAGGTTATTAACCCTGTGGTTTGACTTTGGAAGCATGTATCAAAGAAGTGGTTCATCAAACAAGGATTTAGTGAATGTACATTTGAAGGTGAGTAGAGAAATTTCTTCCCTCTACTGTTTTCTTTGTGATCAAGACGTCAAAACTCTTAATCTGCATTTGTAGTTTTTATACTatttgctttcttttctttcactttGGCAGGTAATGAGTATTATAAGAGGCTGTTTGATGGAATTACCAACATACCACTGGTTGACAGTGCTACCTCAATTGGTTTCAAGGATTTGTCACCAGAATGTGGAGACTGTTCGACTGGTCAAACTTATCATTACCTCTGTTCTGCGCCAGTATCCACAACAAGGCTTATGGATAATGGCTGCTGTTTCAAAATCCACTGTTCCTTCAAGGCGGGAAGCAGCAGCTGAAATTATACAAGCTGCTCGTAAAGGTTTCAGCCCAGGAAGTAAGGAGAACAGTTTATTTGTTCAATTTGCTACACTGATTGATCACCTGATCAAGTTATGCTTCCATGCTGGTCAGTCAAGATCAAGGACAATTAATCTCTCAACTGAATTCAGTTCTCTGAAGAGGATGATGCCCCTGGGAATTGTAATGCCAATTCAACAATCTCTTACTGTTAATCTTCCGACATGTGATGGGAATCTGGGTGGTTCACTTATGTCTAATATCTTTTCGGCTACAGATCTTCCTACTATATCTGGCATTGCTGATGAGGCAGaaattctttcttctcttcagCAGCCTAAGAAAGTAAGCTAATGATTTTCTACCTTAATATTTTTTCTGATTCTGGAGTATGCAGTtcacttattttaaatacaagGGTGGTGTTGCGCTGTTTTTGGGGTTTCCACATAATTTCAGTTGAGCAGGCATTGTAAGTCGTAATAGACCAAACTATAGCATTGGTGCTGTGATAGGTTCAGGGGAAGTATATATTAGAAGGAATAAGGGTAACAGACAGTTATACCTGTCTGTGAGGTGGGTTGTTGTAAACAGACTATTATATATAGTCTATACAGGGGTTGTTTTAAGTAGTTTTTTGGAGAAAATTGTAAGTAAAAGGAAGGGAGAGACAGATCCTGTTAGAGAATGGAGGGTCTATGAGAGAAGAAAGGGAAAACAGAGGACTTAACTGCTAGTCAGTTAAGTGGGTTTGGGAAAGAGGCCTATATAAGGACCTCTTTGTTGTATCAGTTAGGTGGTTAGACATTTGTTGATTTGTTGACCGGTCATAGCacctggtgaaggaggttaagctcctggaCTATTATGTATTCTTGTTTCTTTCTTGTGAATACACACCCATTATTCATCCCATACTGTGTGGTGTTTGTTTCTGTGAGCGTAAAAGTGTGAGTGAGTTAGATTTTTTACCTGAATCTCTAACAGATCCTCTCAAAAGACCTGGGATTTGTGTGTACCAGTAACTAGATACAGACCAAGCTGTCTAGTTTTCATAGGAAGATCATCCAAGAACCTGTGAGTTCTTTACAGTGTAAATAAAATCTGGGTACCTATCATTCTGCTTATTCTGCTTATTGTATTACATTTTTCCTATAGCGTCAATTAACTTAATGGTTGGAGCGGCCAATTGGGCAGAGTATTGTGAGCATGTGGCCTGCTACAAGCATTAGTTGGTCTCTAATTAGGAGAAAGTGGCTGGGGATAAGAACTGCATGGAAGTTCTTTAAGGGGTTGCTTTTCAATTATTGATATTTGATCAATATTCCTAACAGGAATTTGGCGTtgtatttattttcaaactcaTTGCAAAGATGGCAGTACTGTTTTCCTTCCACTGGACCATTTTTACTTAGTAGAGTTATCAATTTTCATTAAATGTCATCTGCTTAAGATACTGGATAGGTCTAGCGAACTTGTTTTCCCAATGAACCCACCGATAGAGAATGTCATTATTTTGTTGTCTACTGTCTTGTGTTCAccatctttttaattaataccCCTTTCATTTCAGATTGTTCTATTAGGCAGTGATGGTCTTGAGCGCCCATTTCTTTGCAAACCAAAGGATGACCTTCGGAAAGATGCTCGCATGATGGAGTTTACTGCAATGATCAATCGATTGCTGTCCAAATATCCTGAGAGTCGTCGAAGGAAGCTTTATATTCGAACATTTGCTGTGATTCCTCTGACAGAAGACTGTGGCATGGTAGAGTGGGTGCCTCACACTCGTGGACTGCGGCACATTCTTCAAGACATCTATATTACCTGTGGAAAATTTGATAGGCAGAAAACTAATCCTCAAATtagacaaatttatgatcaatGTCAAGGTAAAATGCCAGGGGATGAGATGCTAAAGAACAAAATCCTTCCAATGTTTCCTCCCGTTTTCCACAAATGGTTCCTGACAACATTTTCAGAGCCTGCTGCATGGTTCAGGGCCCGTGTTGCTTATGCTCACACGACTGCAGTTTGGTCCATGGTTGGGCATATTGTGGGACTGGGTGATCGGCATGGTGAAAATATTCTTTTTGATTCTACAAGTGGTGATTGTGTTCACGTTGATTTCAGTTGCCTATTTGACAAAGGTTTGCAATTGGACAAGCCTGAGCTTGTTCCTTTTAGGCTAACTCAGGTAATAGAACCACATAATTGGAAAATATTTTGCAAAtcaatcatattattttactttttcctcTGCTGAACACAGAAATTGGCCACAATTAGCATTAGTCTTACTTCCCAAGGCTATTAAACTTATAAGTCCTACACTTATAATTTTGGGGAAAAAAATTCATCACTACTTAGAAGTAAAGATTATGATTTGTGGCACCTATCAACACCTAGCTTTgctaattaattttgtttctcatATTAATGAATGCTTGCATAAATGTTCTAACGGATTGCAACAAAATCTACAGAACATGATCGATGGCTTAGGAATAACTGGATATGAGGGTATCTTTTTGAGGGTTTGTGAAATTACACTTTCAGTACTGAGGTCGCACAGGGAGACTCTCATGAGCGTGCTCGAAACTTTCATCCACGATCCTCTTGTGGAATGGACGAAATCTCACAAGTCCAGTGGTGTAGAAGTTCAAAATCCACATGCACAGGTTTGGGAttcagtttttgttttcatattgttaatgtaataaattttatcacCATCTGCAAtttatcattcttttcatcgaggatttatatgaaaataatatagaaaaagttCCAATTGATATGCCTTTGTTGTTTTGTATCCGTTTAAGCATATAATTGTTGCAAGACACTAGAgcaattaaatataattgttgtAATTATCTCTGGATTTTATCAGAGAGCAATTAGTAATATTGCGGCAAGGTTACAAGGAGTAGTTGTTGGGGTTGGAGCTGCGCCATCATTGCCACTTGCTGTAGAAGGTCAAGCTCGTAGACTAATTGCTGAAGCAGTCTCTCTCAAGAATCTTGGAAGGATGTACATATGGTGGATGCCTTGGTTTTGAAGATTTGGATGGGTAGAGAAGTTTTTTCATGTCTTTTCATACAGGTACGATATGATGTCATTAGTTTCATTTCCTTTATTTAATTTGAGTGTTTATGTGGATATATACATACAGAGAGTCAATCTATAAACTGAACAAATGAATGCATGGATGAAGGTGGTCCTGCTTTTGGTCAAAGAGTTACAATACCATTCTGCCAAAAGATTTGGATGAGTGGAGCTTGACGCCCCCATAGTTTGCATGTACACCTTGCTCTGCTTCGCAGGGATCCATCCCTTAGAAGCATGTTTAAAAGGTGCTGCTATTTGATTGTATATAATCTTTTAACATACTTACCAACCACTTCCCTTTTTAAGGATAATatgattaaagaaaataaactttttgtatttataagaaAGTTATTCATCTATTAGGTTCCCTGCTACCAATCATTTTACAAGATAATTGCGTCGCTAGGAGCTATGTAAATTTTCCACAATCATAACTTGACTTCTTGAAATATTGACTAACTAAGAATGTGGCCAAGATGTTTTCCCTCAAAAAAGTAACCAATTTGGACTCAGCCTGCTGAATAGAACCCACCATATAAGCTGTGGCACTGACATCAATgcttctccatcttctctcCTTTGCATATTTCTTCAAGCTTTCCTCAATCTTTTTATAATGCACCTCTTCGGCTTTCTCTTTGACACCTCTTCCTGGTTCTTCGGAAAAGGCCTCCGCTAAGCATCTGGCCAAAACAACCCCATCCTCTAAAGCACAACACCCTCCCTGTCCAAGGTCAGGAGTCATGGGGTGGAAAGCATCTCCACCAACACAAGCGTTGCCCTTACTAATGTTCCCCAACATCAGATCCCAGGGATGTCTATATCGCAATGGAGATGATAAAAATCCATCTACATCCGTTTTTTCTATGAAAGCTCTAACATCACTTGGCATGTTCTCAAGCTTTTCTAACACGTATTGTTTCAGTTTGGCAGGGTTCTCTTCTAGCTCTTTCTCTGCAAGGCAGGCAAATGACAACGGTAAGCACATTTTGAATGTCTACAGGCATGTATAGTGAATGaatgatatgatatttttttcaatgtaaGTTTCCAGTTAAGAACTTGTATTTAAGAAAATTCACCTTGGCTGGTGGGTATCCAAGTGAAAAACCAGTAGACTGCCTTTTCATTACAAGGAACAACACCAGCTCGAATACCTTTGCCGGAAAACCGCATGAACCTGGGCTGAAACCCATGGTTGGTCTTGAACTCTGCAAAACCCCTGACTGCATATCTCCCAGTAAAAGAGGCCTCCTTGAAGCCTAGCCACTTTGCCACCAAGGAGTTCACTCCATCACACCCAATCAACACCTATTACCGTTGAAAACATCCAAGTATTAGTTGGAGCTTACTAACTTGGATTCATAACAGTTACTTCGCTTGTTTGCTTCTCATACAAGAAATATCCATGCTTATTTCTTCTCGTGACATGTCTCACATAATATTTACCTTGGCTTTTATGGTTGTCTTATCAGCAAGATGGAGTATCTTATAGAAGCCAGATTCCTCAATACCAACAACTTTTGACGAATATCTGATGGTGCCTGTTGGAAGCTCATTCACAAGGGCTTCCAACAATGACTTCCTTTTAACACAACGAATTTCAATATCTCTACAACATCACAAAAACAccaattataaaaagaatttggATCAAATTTAACAACCACGCCCTCTACAATGAATATAAACTGAATAATTATCCCCCAAAAGAATAAAACTAGAGAGGTCAGCTCAAATTGAAACATTTAGGCACACTAATTCATGGAGTATACTTCCGATTTCCTGTTTCTCTGAAAGGCATGGCTGCTGTTTGTTGACCTGTAACCAATGAAGTGGTGACAATCCTGTTATCCAATCCCAGCAGTTCAGTTTAGAGAAAAATGAATGATACTAAGAAGAGAAAGTATAGAAGACGTGGGTGTATAACATACCCATTGAGCTGGAGATGTTGGCGACGGAGAATGTCTCCAACACCGACAGCATCCAAAGCCTTCCAAGCATTTTGCCATATGGACAAAGCAAAGCCAGTAACCCTCAAAGTGTCCGAGGATTCCAACACCAAACTTGGGATACCCAACCTGTGAGTATAAATGAAACAAACTAATAATAAAGACACAGAAAAATAGTTTGGTTGTGAAGGAAGTGGAAAAGATACCTGTGAAGTCCTAAGGATGTTGTGAGGCCAGCAATTCCAGCCCCCACAATCACAATATCTTCAACtaattctttttccattgttaCAATGTAATTGTGTGGCTGAATTCGCTTATATAGACGTATACGGAAGATGAGTGCAATAATAAGGATGTTCTCACAAACACTTAGTcgtgtaataataaaattttgaaattttattttatatatattacattgtataaaaattcataaaatataaaaaatgtgagaataattttataaattaaaatatatttcgaagacattgtgaaaagaaaaactataaatgATTAGCATCATGAATTACCTATTAATGTTTAAATACATAAGAATAATATagctaatttcaatttttttaaaatatattcataaaaagagcactttcacttttatatttatataactaCGCTATTTCTAAAATACATTTACgtgtataaatattttgaggACAAGATATTGGTTTTCTATTATTGGAATGGGATTCTTATAATACATATTAACATGTAAAAGCGGCACTATTGTACTTAAGAGGCTGATTAGgttttggaaatttttttcatgtttgagtaagttttagtgtttgtaaatttttatatatttttttattaatttttatattagatatttaaatttttatattttttaattaatttgattgtttatgtttttttttattattaagtgaATGATGTATTTGTTATGAACTccgaaaaattattaaattgagtACCGAAAAAtgtaatagaattttttttaggtTACGCATTTAAATCTCCTTTTTAGTGAATTTCTTAACAAAGTATATGCAATGCAAATGAGTGTCATAGGTAGAGAGGTTGCGCATTTAAATCTCCTTTTCAGTGGATCtcttaacaaaatatatacactTGAGTCTCATAGGTGATGAAGCACACTAAAATGCTTACAATTGagtctttaaattattttttattatagtttttcatCTAATTTCATCTAggcacaaaaataaataacaaatcttgaaattgatttattatattatatattgaatacgttatataacaaatttttgaagaaaaaaaaatcagggGCAAGACCCCATGGATCAATGTAGAGCTGTTTCTCATCCTCTGAATGTTATGGTATGCTATGCATTACCTATCCCACCAAACAAATTTACCTCTTTATCATGTCTTCCTAAAATATCACTAAAATTTCAATGTGCATGCATTATCTGTCTCAGTTTGTTCTTGAATGAAAAAGGTTAACCTCCTTCaataacaaaaactataaaatgaCCACCATTTAGGGTTTCCTATTTTACTTCACATAACCCTAAACTACTAACATTCACAGAGAAGCAGACCCACTCAGAGGTGCCTTCCTCATTTCACACAACCAATTTTGAACCGCTTTTCCTTTTGCAATAAAGCACCCATTGTTCTTCCTATCAACCTTCAACGGACTTCCCATTTTCACCATCATCTTCTGCACCAGCACTCTCAACTTCGATTCCCCTCGAACACTGCTGTGATTTCCCAACCCACAAACCACCGTAACTTCCGCCGGAACCCCACAATTCAACCCATTCAACCTTTTCCACATCTCCTCCAACCAAACCAAAACCACCAAATAAGCCCCACCCAAGTGAAAACCATGTAGATCCAGCTTCATCTCCAACGCCTCCCACACCATCACCTCCTCCAAAATCCCACTACACCCCAACAACTCCCTCACCACCATTCCCTCCCCTCCGTCCAAACCCTCATTCAATTCTTCCATCGACAACGCCAATTCGCTCAATCCCCCCACCATTCTCAAAACCCTAGGGCAACAATTCGTAACGGAGTTGTATGTCCTGACGGAAAACGGAACCCCTGAATCCCTCATTTTCCGAAGCCACGTCGCCATTTCCACGTGCTCCCCGTGAACCCCGTAAGCCGAAACAACCATGTTGCAACATACCGTGTCAACCACAAACCCTCTCTTCTCCATTTCATCCACCACTCTCCGCATATCCTCAAACAACCCCACCCTGCCGTATCCGTACACAATTGACTTCAATTCAAAGCCCGAGGGTTTAAGCCCAAGCCCAGCCGCAGGCCCAATAACTAAATCCTCTGCCTCACGGGGCCTGTCCATGGAACACAGCCCACTCACCATGTACTCGTAGGCCCTGCGTTTCACGTGCACCGATTCGGATGTGCGCAGAAGGTTGTTGAGGTAACCGTAAGCCACGTCGAAGCCGGTTTCGGATTTTCGTTTGGAGTACGCTTCCGCGAGTTTGCCGTAGAAGACAACGAGTTCGCGTTTGCGAGATTGTAGCTTGCAAATGGCCTCGGAAATCAGGGCTTCGGATTGGGCCCGGTGGCCGAGTTTGTGGAGGAGCGCGGCGAGTTCGGCCACGGTGGTGGAGTTCCATATGAACCACGGGGCTTGGCTGGCTCTTCCGTAGAGCTGCAATTTTTGTAGCGAGGCCCGTTAGCGGCCcaattggaaagaaaaaaaaaagattggcGGAAAGAATGGTACTTACGGGGAGCGCGAGGGTTGAGAGTTGTGGATAGGAGGTGGTGGGAGAGAGGAGGTGTGAGAGAGTGGTGAGAACGACAGATTTGGGAGAACCTTGGACGAATCTTCGGATGAGGTTGTCGGTGGCGGCGGAGGAGGTGGTTAACTTGGTCAGAAATCGTTGTCCTTGTTTGGTTAGCGTGGTAGTCTCCATTTTAATGGTTGTAACTGGGACAGCACGTTGTTTCCATCTCCATGACAGCCCTTGGTGAGGACTCTGTAAGCCATTCATCATCTTCCCAGATCTTAACTTCCTCTTCCTCACACACTCACTcttttatccattttttatctttttctcttttcaatctCCAATATCAGCTCACCTaagttttttgttgttgttgcctCTCTTCTAAATCAGCCACAGggtaaaaataaacaaataaaaatttcaacaGAAAtgacaatacaaaaattattaatttattaggaGATGATAAATAAATGTGTGAAATTATTCAATAaccatttgtttttttttatcagcgaTTACTTAAGCAtcatttgtaaataattaatatttattagtttttgttttctttctcgtgcatttttttttatcttatcctATTATTGTCATCTATTGAACTTTTACCGTGTTGGTCTTATCTTGAACCAAattcaaaacatatatatatatatacaatgttttctttaagaATTGAAGTTGGAACAATATCAGGGCAAAATCGTTAATAATGtcaattacttaaaaattactttcatatattttaaatagtaatttaaaaaaaacatttttataaaaaaattaatgattaagagtcaatataaattttttatattaaaggcatgttataattatctttaattaaaaattataataacaaaataaatgaagatAGTTAAATGTTTTTTACCTTATAAAAGGATCtcgtaataaataatatttaggCAAAAAAAACACTAAACTAATACGTTTGAGATTCATGAAAAGTTTGACTTATAatatagatttaatttttatactgtTAACTAGTTGAAACTTACTAAAAATCTATGTATATTTAGCACGAGtggatgataaaaaaatttatcctgACTTGGTTTAGACAAATTcttaacattatattaaaaataaatatatctttttaagtctataaaaagaaatgttctgacttttttgtttgaaaaagtaTATTgtgatgtaaaaaaatattttaaaaataactttaataaaataccgATATAAAGTGgcaataaaaaggtaaaatctaaatttatctAGGAGCGTGATTTGACATTACCCAATTGCAGGAGAAGGTTTATTATTATGTGAATGCAAATTAAAAATGTACCTATATTTAGCATGAGTGAATGATAATTGCTTTTTATACTGACGTTGTTTAGACAAATTCTTAACGTTCAAagtaagtatatatatatatatatatatatatatatatatatatatatatatatatatatatatatatatatattttgtaccTGATGTGTAAAagatatatctatatctatactTGCCTAGACTTCAAATTTTATGATTTGAATTGCTTGAGGAGACAACATGGTCAAACACGATGACAATGGTACttaatttttgtagttttgTGGTTGACAACGAAATTGATTCTTCTATATATTGAATAATCGATCATTGGTTTCTTAATGATTTTAAAATCTATCGTCACTTTcgtttttttgtgatttttttgcatgtatgcatcttGATACTCTTGATGGTACTCAAATTTACCTTCGTTGCACCTCCACTTGAgaagtttaaaaacaaaaaactaaaacaaagaaACCTTAATATAAAGcttaatatcaataataataatttattattattattaattattattattattaatttaagacCAGAAATGAAattgtaatttttcattttttttaatttatcaaactcATCGCATTAATAactaacttttataaatttttctctcattttcttttagtttttattattttttccttaatCTAAACAACTTAGTTTATATTCCCTCTTCTCTTAAATCAAATGCTCCAAATCTAtcttaaaaaacaaacacaaatttatagtttttgatataaaaaaactcatgaaaaaatattataaatatctcaaaaatatttaaaatagtatcTTATGATATAATAACTGATTATTAGATTTCATTATACCTTcaatatatttagaaataatatcttataatagcattataataacataagtggttatcaaatattttcaagatacagataatatcttataatataatatatgaaacaattatt from the Vigna angularis cultivar LongXiaoDou No.4 chromosome 3, ASM1680809v1, whole genome shotgun sequence genome contains:
- the LOC108325879 gene encoding monooxygenase 2 isoform X1 → MEKELVEDIVIVGAGIAGLTTSLGLHRLGIPSLVLESSDTLRVTGFALSIWQNAWKALDAVGVGDILRRQHLQLNGIVTTSLVTGQQTAAMPFRETGNRKDIEIRCVKRKSLLEALVNELPTGTIRYSSKVVGIEESGFYKILHLADKTTIKAKVLIGCDGVNSLVAKWLGFKEASFTGRYAVRGFAEFKTNHGFQPRFMRFSGKGIRAGVVPCNEKAVYWFFTWIPTSQEKELEENPAKLKQYVLEKLENMPSDVRAFIEKTDVDGFLSSPLRYRHPWDLMLGNISKGNACVGGDAFHPMTPDLGQGGCCALEDGVVLARCLAEAFSEEPGRGVKEKAEEVHYKKIEESLKKYAKERRWRSIDVSATAYMVGSIQQAESKLVTFLRENILATFLVSQYFKKSSYDCGKFT
- the LOC108324898 gene encoding pentatricopeptide repeat-containing protein At2g17033, encoding MMNGLQSPHQGLSWRWKQRAVPVTTIKMETTTLTKQGQRFLTKLTTSSAATDNLIRRFVQGSPKSVVLTTLSHLLSPTTSYPQLSTLALPLYGRASQAPWFIWNSTTVAELAALLHKLGHRAQSEALISEAICKLQSRKRELVVFYGKLAEAYSKRKSETGFDVAYGYLNNLLRTSESVHVKRRAYEYMVSGLCSMDRPREAEDLVIGPAAGLGLKPSGFELKSIVYGYGRVGLFEDMRRVVDEMEKRGFVVDTVCCNMVVSAYGVHGEHVEMATWLRKMRDSGVPFSVRTYNSVTNCCPRVLRMVGGLSELALSMEELNEGLDGGEGMVVRELLGCSGILEEVMVWEALEMKLDLHGFHLGGAYLVVLVWLEEMWKRLNGLNCGVPAEVTVVCGLGNHSSVRGESKLRVLVQKMMVKMGSPLKVDRKNNGCFIAKGKAVQNWLCEMRKAPLSGSASL
- the LOC108325879 gene encoding monooxygenase 2 isoform X2, with translation MLGRLWMLSVLETFSVANISSSMGQQTAAMPFRETGNRKDIEIRCVKRKSLLEALVNELPTGTIRYSSKVVGIEESGFYKILHLADKTTIKAKVLIGCDGVNSLVAKWLGFKEASFTGRYAVRGFAEFKTNHGFQPRFMRFSGKGIRAGVVPCNEKAVYWFFTWIPTSQEKELEENPAKLKQYVLEKLENMPSDVRAFIEKTDVDGFLSSPLRYRHPWDLMLGNISKGNACVGGDAFHPMTPDLGQGGCCALEDGVVLARCLAEAFSEEPGRGVKEKAEEVHYKKIEESLKKYAKERRWRSIDVSATAYMVGSIQQAESKLVTFLRENILATFLVSQYFKKSSYDCGKFT